In Gordonia phthalatica, one genomic interval encodes:
- a CDS encoding glycosyltransferase family 4 protein, whose translation MNSPTDVLLLCWRDTGHPQGGGSERYLERVGAELAERGSRVTLLTARYPGAPRKQMRDGVRVLRAGTRLSVYPRALATLVAARLGRGRLAGYRPDVVVDTQNGVPFFARLVVTAPTVVLVHHCHREQWPVAGPILSRVGWFVESKLSPWVHRRDRYVTVSEPSAVELAALGVDHERITVVRGGIDPVPDGVIAAELGDGLRLVAVSRLVPHKQIEDALTVVARLSAVGIDVHLDVVGDGWWSAQLHEAAADHGVVDRVTFHGHVSDRRKHEILAGADLHLMPSRKEGWGLAVIEAAQHGVPTLGYRSSAGLTDSVVDGVTGVLVDDVDGLVEATAGLAVDEARRTALGAAAQERSRGFSWHSTTDGFIEVLDGVARRNSSN comes from the coding sequence CGCGTCGGAGCCGAACTCGCGGAACGCGGTTCCCGGGTCACCCTCTTGACCGCCCGCTATCCCGGCGCTCCCCGCAAGCAGATGCGCGACGGCGTTCGGGTCCTCCGCGCCGGCACCCGGCTCAGCGTGTACCCGCGGGCCCTGGCCACGCTCGTCGCTGCGCGCCTGGGACGCGGTCGGCTGGCCGGATACCGGCCCGACGTGGTCGTCGACACCCAGAACGGCGTCCCGTTCTTCGCGCGCCTCGTGGTGACCGCGCCGACCGTCGTGCTGGTGCATCACTGCCATCGCGAGCAGTGGCCGGTCGCCGGTCCGATCCTGTCGCGCGTCGGCTGGTTCGTGGAATCGAAGCTCTCACCGTGGGTGCATCGACGTGACCGCTATGTCACCGTCTCCGAGCCGTCTGCTGTGGAGCTCGCCGCCCTCGGCGTCGACCACGAGCGGATCACGGTGGTTCGCGGCGGCATCGATCCGGTGCCCGACGGTGTGATCGCAGCGGAGTTGGGGGACGGGCTGCGCCTGGTCGCGGTGTCCCGGCTGGTTCCGCACAAGCAGATCGAGGATGCCCTCACGGTGGTCGCACGACTGTCCGCAGTCGGGATCGACGTGCACCTCGACGTGGTGGGCGACGGCTGGTGGTCGGCGCAGTTGCACGAGGCAGCAGCCGATCACGGAGTCGTCGATCGCGTGACTTTCCACGGCCACGTCAGCGACCGACGCAAGCACGAGATCCTCGCCGGTGCGGACCTGCACCTGATGCCGTCGCGCAAGGAGGGGTGGGGTCTCGCGGTCATCGAGGCGGCGCAGCACGGCGTCCCCACCCTCGGCTACCGCAGCTCGGCGGGGCTGACGGACTCGGTCGTCGACGGGGTCACCGGTGTGCTGGTCGACGACGTCGACGGACTCGTCGAGGCCACCGCGGGCCTGGCCGTCGACGAGGCGCGTCGGACTGCGCTCGGCGCTGCGGCGCAGGAGCGATCACGTGGATTCTCCTGGCACAGCACCACGGACGGTTTCATCGAAGTCCTCGACGGAGTCGCTCGTCGGAACTCCTCGAATTAG